The segment AGTCCCTAGACAACTAAATGAAATTTGCGAAAAAGTCTTACGCAAAGCGGCTTCAGCAGGGTATGAAACCATCGATCAACCTGCTTTTAATACTATTTGGGAAACCCTACAAAAAGAATTTACGAACCAGCTAAGTCCCCAGTTTCGTCATCTATTATATGTTGCCCATGAAGCAGGGGGAATTAGTGAAAATATATCCGATCGCACCCTCGATAAACTCGACGCACTTACCTTTGTTGAACTGTTACCCCAACTGAAATTATTGGAAGAACAAGGAGTATTAATTCGTCAAGAAGATCAAAAAGGATTTAAGTTTTTACCCTCTCAATTATTCCAACCGAAATTAGTATCCGAAGCGCAGGAAGAATAAGGCTATTAAAATAGGGTTTTAACTAACCATTTGACAAATTCGCATTTTTCTGGTATTGTTTTTGATATAATAGGGAAAAACTGTGTTTTAAAACACAGGCTTATAGAGGGAATCAAGGTAAATTATTAATGAGGTTATGCACTTAATTTCAGCAGGTAAACTTAAACAGATAGCCTCTAAATATCCTGATGTAACCCAAATAATTCAAGCTTTTTGCAAAACCATAAAACAAGCTAACTGGAAAAATCTGATTGAATTACAACAGTTTTATAAAGATGCAGAAGCAGTAGGAAATTTTACAGTATTGAATATTAAAGGTAATAAATATCGTCTAATTCTAGATATTGACTATGAGGAACAAGTAGCGTACTTTAAATATTTTTTAACCCATGCTGAATATGATAAGGAACAATGGAAAAATGACCCTTACTTTAAATAAAAAAAATTACCTAAAACTGCTAGAAAAAACTCAAATTATCCCCAAAATAATTGACACGCAAGAAGAATATGAACAATATTTAGCAGTAGCAGAAAACCTGATTGCCAAAAAAGATAACCGTACTCCAGAAGAAACAGCTTTATTTCGCTTATTGGTTAGATTAATAGAAGATTATGAAGAAAACATCTATTCTTTAGAAGATTTTACCAATCTTTCAGCGCATGAAATTTTACAACACCTTTTAGAATATAGTAATACTACCCCAGAAGATCTAAGCAACATTATAAACTGTTCTCAAGAGTTAATTTTAGCGTTGATTAATGGAGAACAAACAATTAATCAACAACAAGCTAAACTGCTAGGAATGTATTTTAAAGTTGACCCTAGTTTATTTATCGAGATAATAGGGTCAAAAACCTAGCTTTTTAAAGTCATAAGTTTTTTGAACAAGGCACAAATCCCCGTTACAAAAACAACTCTCTGACTTCTGACTTCATTAACGCCAGTCTGTTTTTTGCAAAATCTGACTAATTTGTGCAGGAAAAGGACAAGAATCAGGAAAAGGAAAGCATTGATAATCTGAGTTCTCTCGTAAGCTTTTTAGTGCCTGATCATAACAATTAAAAAAAATCTCATTCCAATAGGATTTTAAGCTAGGAGACTCCTGCAAAAGTTCTGTAAGTTCTCTTTGACTGCGCCTAATAGTTTCTGTCCAACCTCGATAGTCTTGAACATAATTAGAATAGCAAAGTTTAAGACAGTGTTCTAAGAGAGTAGTTAACCGATTGCGAAGTTCACGTCTTTCGCTTCTGCTCAAACTTTCAAGTTCCTCAATTAAGTTTTCCCAATCAATTTTATCAAATTTTTTTTCTTTTAATAGCTCAATAGTTTGGTCAAGCCACAAAGCATAATCAGATTGAATTAGCATCGCAAAAAATAGCTATCTGTTTATTTTTTCACCCTTATTATTGTACCACAATCCTTAAATTAACCATAATAATTAGACTGTTTCAGCTAATTTGGTGCGTTACGACGGATTGTTAAATCCTTGTCATAGCCAAGAGTATAGCCGTCTAACACACCCTATCACTACTTCTGACTTCGTTAAAGCCTAAAACCGCTAAGATAGAAAGAATATATAAACGATTACTTCTAGAAGTAAGTCTAGCGACATGAGTAAAGGAACGCTTTTCGATAAGGTTTGGGATGCCCACACAGTGCAAATTTTACCTTCAGGACAAACCCAACTCTTTATCGGACTCCATCTAATTCACGAAGTCACCAGTCCCCAAGCATTTGCCATGTTGCGGGAAAGAGGACTCAAAGTATTGTATCCCGATCGCACCGTCGCCACGGTCGATCACATCGTCCCCACAGAAAACCAGGCCAGACCCTTTGCGGACTATCTAGCCGAAGAAATGATGCAAGCGTTGGAGAAAAACGCCCAAGATAACGGGATTCGCTTCTGTCATATTGGATCAGGCGATCAAGGGATCGTCCATGTGATCGCCCCCGAACAAGGGTTAACCCAACCCGGAATGACCATCGCCTGTGGAGACTCCCATACCTCCACCCATGGGGCTTTTGGCGCGATCGCCTTTGGTATCGGAACCTCCCAAGTCAGGGATGTCTTAGCTTCCCAAACCCTGGCTTTAGCTAAGCTAAAAGTCCGTAAAATTGAAGTTAATGGAACCCTAGCCCCTGGAGTCTATGCTAAGGACGTGATTCTCCATATTATCCGTAAATTAGGCGTGAAAGGCGGTGTGGGATACGCCTACGAATACGCCGGAACCACCTTTGAGGCCATGTCCATGGAAGAGAGGATGACGGTGTGTAATATGGCCATTGAAGGGGGGGCTCGATGTGGCTATATTAACCCCGACCAAGTGACCTTTGACTACCTCAAGGGGCGAGATTTTGCCCCCACAGGAGAGAATTGGGATAAGGCAGTGGAATGGTGGCAAAGTATTCGGTCTGATGCCGATGCCGAGTACGATGATGTCATAGTATTCGACGCTAAAGACATCGAACCGACCGTAACATGGGGCATTACCCCCGGTCAAGGTATTGGAGTCAGTGAGGTCATTCCTATCCCTGACAGTTTACCCGAAAGCGATCGCGCCATTGCTAAAGAAGCCTATGAGTATATGCAGCTTTCCCCTGGAGCCCCCATTAAGGGGACTAAGGTAGATGTCTGTTTTATTGGCAGTTGTACTAATGGACGTATTAGTGACCTTCGCGAAGCGGCTAAATTTGCCCAAGGACACCACGTTTCCCCAGGGGTGAAAGCCTTTGTGGTTCCGGGGTCAGAACGGGTTAAGGTTCAAGCAGAAGCCGAAGGACTCGATAAAATCTTTGTTGAGGCTGGGTTTGAATGGCGCGAGGCCGGTTGTTCCATGTGTTTAGCCATGAACCCGGATAAGCTACAAGGGGATCAAATTAGTGCCTCGTCTTCTAACCGCAATTTTAAGGGTCGTCAGGGGTCTTCAACCGGTCGGACTTTGTTAATGAGTCCGGCGATGGTGGTAGCCGCCGCGATCAATGGCCAAGTCTCGGATGTACGCGAATTAGTCTCCTAAAGGTCGGGTGGGCATTGCCCACCTTTTTGAACAATTATGGTACAAATTATCCCTGCTTCGGTTCTTAGCATACAGGAATTAGAAGCGAAATTTTCTGTAACTGAAAATACCGATCCTCAGTTTTTTGCAGAATGGCAAGGGAATTTATCTGAGTTAGATACTTGGGAAAAACAAGCCTTAGATCGTTTGAAAATAGGTTATTTGGATGTTCTTAAAAAGCCTCCTGTTTTGCAAAATGCAGTCAGAATGGTGATTTTATATCCTTTATTATTTATTGCAGGATTTTATTTATCTCCCTTGCAAGTTAAGGCTAAATATCCTATTACTATTATATCCGAAGAAGGGGAAGGGTTAAGAATTGAAGGTCGGATGGATATTTTAGTGTTAAAAGATCAATTTTGGTTTTTAGTGATTGAGTCTAAACGTCCTTCTATTTCCCTCGAAGAAGGAATAGCCCAAATTTTAGCTTATATGTTAGGAACTCCCCATGAAGATCGACCCATTTTTGGGTTATTAACCAATGGTGCTTATTTTCGCTTTGTTAAATTAGTGAAACAGCCTATAATTCAATATGGTTTATCTGATACATTTGTTATCTATAATCAAGGCAATCCTTTATATTTAGTCTTACAAATACTGAAACAGTTAGCGAGTTTTTAATTATTATGCAAAAAATCTAATGAATCTCACGAAAGACAAAATAAGCTGCGCCAACTAAACAACAAGCAGCCCAAAGATAGTCTAGTTTAATGGGTTCTTTCATCACAAAAACGGTAAAAGGAATGAAAATAACTAAAGACATTCCCACTTGTAAAATTTGTAATTTTGACAAACTTAATTGGGTATGGCCAAGGCGATTAGCCGGAATATGAACGGTATACTCAAAAAAGGCAATGCACCAACTGGCGATCGAGGCAATATACCAGGGACGATGGTTAAGATATTTTAAATGCAAGTACCATGCCGTTAACATAAACGCATTGGAAACCGTAAGCAAAAAAATGACCCTTCCTAAGACCGACATGGTTAACAATAGACAAAGAATGATTCAATTATATGCCCAATCACTCAATAATCCATTCCCCATCCCCCACTTTTTCAAAGACATAGGGCATAATGGATAAGATCAGGGTCTTGACTCCTGGCCAAATTCTTGTAAGCTACATATAAAAAACTTAGATCCAGCTTAGCCCCTCGTTGTTTAATAAACCCTTTTATCGGAGTGAGGAAGTAAAACCACCGTGTCGTCTAGCACTATCCGACAACAACCCAAACCTCAAAAATCCCCGAACCCTAAACCGTCCTTCGGTCAGGGTGTCATCAAAGTAGCTGGAGGGACTGCCCTCGGCCTAGCCATGTTAGGCAGTTCCATTATTGCCGGAGGACTGGTAGGACTAGCCATTAGCTTTCGCAACCTCCCTGATGTCCGCATTCTTAATAACTATGCTCCCACAGAAACCAGCTATATTTACGATGTCAAGGGAAGACTGCTTTCAAGACTTCACGAAGAAGCCAACCGAGAAGTGGTTAGCATGGAGGATATTTCCCCTGACCTCAAACGCGCGGTCTTAGCGATCGAAGATAGCCATTTTTACTACCACCATGGAATTAATCCTACCAGTATTGGACGCGCTATCTGGGTTAACTACAGAAGTGGAGGTGTGGTGGAAGGGGCCTCGACTATCACCATGCAGTTAGTCAAAAATATTTTTCTTTCCAAAGAACGAACTTTTAACCGTAAACTCTCAGAAGCCGTTCTAGCCATTCGTGTCGAACAGGTGTTTGATAAAGATAAAATCTTGGAAATGTACCTCAATAACATCTATTGGGGACACAATAACTACGGTGTTCAAACTGCTGCTGAAAGCTATTTTAATAAACCCGCTTCTAAATTAACTTTAGCCGAATCTGCCTTAATGGCTGGACTGATTCAAGCCCCCGAAACCTATAGCCCTTTTACTAACTATACTAAATCTAAACAAAGACAAGCCGTTGTTTTAGACCGCATGGCCGAAATTGGCTGGATAACACCCCAAGAAGCCGAAGTCGCAAAAAATGCCCCTCTAAAAGTAGGTAAACCCACCGCTTGGCAAGGAAGCAAACTCCCCTATGTGACGGATACTGTCATGGAAGAGTTAGAAGCCAAGTTCGGCAAAGAAGCCACCCGCAAAGGGGGAATGCGAGTTCAAACCACTGTCGATTATTTTGCTCAAACCAAAGCCCAAGAAGTCGTAGAACAGGGCTACCGTAACCTACGGGGACGGGGTATCTATGCTAGAAATCTGCAAATCGCTTTGGTAGCTGTTGATCCTCGTACCCATTTTATCAAAGCGATCGTCGGGGGGGTCGATTACGAGAAAAGTCAATTAAACCGCGCGACTCAATCCCGCCGTCAACCCGGGTCATCCTTTAAGTCTTTTGTTTACTATACCGCCTTTGCCACAGGAAGATATACCCCTGAATCCGTGGTTAACGATAGTCCTGTTAGCTTCCGAGATGGTAGCGGTTTATATACCCCGAAAAACTACGGCGGAGGGTATAGCGGACCGATGTCAATTCGGACAGCTTTAATTCAATCTCGCAACGTTCCGGCGGTGGTTATCGGTAGAAAGGTTGGTGTAGATAAAGTCATTGAAGTTTGTCGTCGTTTGGGGATTGACAGTCCTCTACAACCAGTCACCTCCCTACCCTTGGGGGCGGGTGATATTACGCCTTTAGAAATGGCGGCCGCCTATGCTACCTTTGCTAGTAATGGTTGGCATTCTGAACCCACGATTATCCTACGGGTGACGGACAGCCGAGGCAATGTTTTATTAGATAATACCCCTAAACCCCAATTAGTCCTTGATCCGTGGTCGGCTGCTAGTACAACCTCAGTATTACAAGGGGTGATTACCAGTGGAACTGGAAGGGCTGCCAATATTGGTCGTCCGGCTGCGGGTAAAACGGGAACGACTGACTCAGAACGGGATGTTTGGTTTGTCGGCTATGTCCCTCAATTAGCCACGGCGGTTTGGATTGGGGATGATGCTAACCGAGTCCTGGGACGAGGAGTAACGGGAGGGGGTAATGCTGCTCCCATTTGGCGCAATTTTATGCAGCAAGCCCTAAAAAGTGAACCCGTTAAACACTTCCCCGCCGCTTCTAAATACCCCCGTCCTAAGGCAAAATAAAGGGGGTTCAGTTCTGACGGGATGAAAAACCAAATTAATTATCAAGATAAGTCGGAAGGTCGAAATTGGTTCCGCCTTGTGTATCAATGGCGGGGCTCGGTGATGAAGGCTATTTTGCCACGGGTTTTAGTCTGTGCCATATTTAGTTTAGGAGTCACTGTTTTTTATCAATGCGGAGTTAATTTAGCTTTACCCTTGGAGAGTGGGATAGTCCCTAGTATTGTTTTGGGTTTATTGTTAGTTTTTCGCACGAATACGGCCTATGAACGATTCTGGGAAGGGCGCAAACTTTGGGGAACATTAATTAATACAGTTCGTAATTTAGCTCGCACTATTTGGGTAACCGTTGAAGAAAATGAAGCCCAAGATCGTCAAGAAAAAATTGTTACTTTGCGCCTTTTAGTTGCTTTTTCTGTCGCCACAAAACTCCATTTAAGGGGATACACAAACTACGATGAATTAATTGACTTAATGCCTAATTTATGGCATGAAAAATTAAAATCCATGAACAATCCACCTTTAGAGATTGCTTTTTGGATTGGCGATTATCTTCAGGAACAATACGAAAAAGGCTGTATTAATCCCTATCAACTAACAGCCATGTTTAAATTACTCGATATTATGGTTGATGTTTTGGGAGGATGTGAGCGTATTCTGAAAACACCAATTCCCCTCGCTTATTCGATTCATTTAAAACAATTAGTGTTTATTTATTGTTTTACCCTTCCTTTTCAGGTGGTTGATGAGTTACGATGGCTAACATCTCCTTTGGTTTCCTTGATTAGCTTTACCGTTTTTGGGATTGAGGAAATTGGGGAAGAAATTGAAGATCCTTTTGGCTATGATGCCAATGATTTACCCTTAGATAAAATCTGTCAAACTATGAAAATCAATATTGAAGATTTGATTAGTTTGGATCCTTGTGTTAGATATTGGAAAACTTCTGTTGATGAATTAATGAATTAGGACAAATCATGAGTACTATGACGACTTGGCAAGTTCCCGACAATCTATCTAATGAACAAGCAATTGAGTTAGCCTATTCTTTGTTAGAACAGATGGAAAGTAATCAATTAACCGATAATGAAATTGAACAAAGAATTATTGATTTAGCGAAAAGTAAAACCGGAGCCAGAAACTTTTTAGGAGCTTATTTAACCAGTAACAGTAATCTCCCAGATTCTCCTTCTGTTAGGGTAATTAATGCCTTAAAATCTTCTCCTGAAATTGTTAGTGAATTGATGGTTAAAAACCTAGCGATGTCAACTACAATGGCGATCACCCATCGACGCAATAATGATGAAGAAAATGCTCAAGGTTCTGATAAAGTGTGTCAACGTTCAGCCAAGTTAATTAAAGCATTAAACCTTGATATAATCCAAGATGAATTAAACCAATTACTCAACAGTATTACAACAGGAGAAGGAGAATATCAAGCTTTTTTAGAACGGTGGGGCTATGATCAAGAACAATTACAAGCCATGGCTACAAAAGTTACCCAAGTCCTCAAAAGTGGAGTTTTTTTAAAGAAAGAATAATAGGGTGAGCCATGCTCACCCTAATACAAAAATCAATCAGAGATTTATTTTTGGTCGCCTTTTTTATTGGGTTTTGAACCACCTTTCCCCAAATTTCCATAACGTTTTTGGAAGCGATCGATCCGTCCTTCCGTATCAATCATTTTCTGGGTTCCCGTATAAAAAGGATGGTTTCCTGACCAAACTTCCACATGAATTTCGGGTTGAGTCGATCCCACTGTCATGACAACTTCGCCATTGCAGATGATTTTGGCTTCCGGATACCAAGTGGGATGAATGTCAGCTTTAGGCATAATTTTTCTCCTGTGAATTAATTAACTTATTAAGGAAGGGAATAGAAAACAATCCATAATCCATTCCCAATTCCCTTTAGCGTTTTGAGTATTGAGGGGCTTTACGCGCTTTATGTAACCCGTATTTCTTCCGTTCTTTGGCGCGAGGATCACGAGTTAAATAGCCTTCAACTTTTAACGGTTGACGGTTTTCTGGGGCTAACTCACACAGGGCTCTAGCTACCCCTAATTTAACCGCATCCGCTTGTCCTGTCAGTCCACCTCCATGGGCGTTCACTAGGATATCATAATCGTTTTCTAGTCCCAAGGTTTCCAAAGGAGCCTTAATCGATTGAATATAGGAAGCAATGCGGTTAAAATAATCATTGCCTGGCTTATTATTAACCGTAATTGCGCCACTGCCGGGGACTAATCTAACTCTGGCGATCGCCGATTTACGTCGGCCAGTTCCCCAATAAACGACTTTATCTTTAGTGCTTTCCATTAATTTTCTCCAGTAGGAATCGTGTTAACAATAAGGGTTTCTGGTTGTTGAGCTTGGTGGGGATGGGTTGGCCCCGTATAAACTTTTAACTTAGTAAACAGTTTGCGACCCAAGGAATTTTTCGGCAACATTCCCTTGACCGCGTGTTCAACAATTCTCTCAGGAAGACGCGCCTGTAATTTCTCAAACGTCTCAACTTTCATCCCCCCTGGTCTTCCAGAGTGGCGACGATAGAGCTTTTGGCTGGACTTTTTCCCGGTGACAACCACTTTCTCCGCATTGACAATAATCACAAAATCGCCTGTATCCATGTGGGGGGTAAAGGTAGGTTTATTTTTTCCCCGCAGAATTTGGGCAACTTCTGAGGCTAAACGTCCTAAACGCTGGTCGGCTGCGTCTATAACGTACCATTTCTGGTCAAGGGTTTCTGGGTTAGGTGTGATGGTTTTGTTCATAGGTAGTAATTTAATCGAAAATTTGTCTCATTTAGGCTATTTTTTTAGGAAGTCATTCCATAGGGTAGACTCTGATTGGGGAAGGACAACGAAGAATCAAGCACTTGATTAAACAGGAATAGAGGTTGACTATCAAACCAAAGGCTAGGAGGAAAGGGAAACTCTTCATAACCAACCCGCAACAGGCATAACCCCTTGGCCGGAGCCGCATATTTCACGGCTTCCCGTTGTTGCTTACGCCAAATCTCCGTAAAGTTTTCTAGCGATCGCTTGCCACTGCCCACTTCCACTAACAGTCCCACCAACAACCGAACCATCCCATACAAGAATCCATTGGCCTGAATTTCCAGATGAATAAAGGGGCCTTGTCGGTGACAGTGGGTACTTTGAACCTCAACCCAGGAATGATCTCGTCGAGACCCCGCACGATGAAACGCCGCTAAATGGTGCCTTCCCAATAAGGGGTTTAAGGCTTGCTGCATCAGGGATTCATCCAGGGGAAAATGGTAATAATGCCAACTATAGGGCTTAACAAATAGGTTAGGTCGCTGCTCGGTATAGAAGGTATAGCGATAGCGTCGCCATTGGGCTGAAAATCGGGCGTGCCAAGTCAATGGAACCTGTGCTGACCCTCGAATCAAAATGTCTTCAGGTAAGCGAGCATTGAGAATGTCTACCCAGCGTGAGGCCGGAATGGGACTGACCATATCAAAATGGGCGACTTGCGCTGCCGCATGGACTCCCGCATCCGTTCGTCCTGCACCATGAAGGGTCACTGTCTCTCCCAATACTTCGGCGATCGCGTTTTCGATTTCGGCTTGTACGGTACGCTGGTTCGGTTGCCATTGCCAACCATGGAAACGGCTGCCCAGGTATTGAATGACCAGAGCAACGCGCTGTTTTTCCTTGGTTTGAGTCCCTTTCATGACTTAGGCAACTTTCTCCTATCCAAACCCCTTACACTAATTCAATAATGGCCATTTCCGCATTATCTCCGCGACGGCGCAAGGTCCGAGTAATGCGAGTATAGCCTCCATTGCGGTTGCCATAACGCGATTGAACATCGGCAAATAGGGAATGGACTAATTGCTTGTCGTACATATACCCTAAGGCTCTACGCCTAGCTGCTAAAGAGCCATCTTTAGCCAGGGTAATCATTCTTTCGACTTCTGAGCGTACCGCTTTGGCACGGGTTTTGGTGGTCATAATTTGACCGTGACGGATTAGTTCCGTTGTCAGCGATCGCAGTAGAGCTTTTCGCTGATCTGCTGGTTTCCCTAATAAGGGGACGCGACATTGATGACGCATGGTTTTTTGTCCTCTCAATTGTCATTGATTTACCAAACTTTAATCGCCAGTTTCCCGATGGGGTCATCCTTGACTGTTGACTAAAATTAAGATTTCGCTTTTTCTTGGGGTAGGGTAATGCCTAACCGCTTTTGCAAAGCTTCGATCACTTCTTCAGCCGATTTTTGACCGAAGTTTTTGATCTCCAAGAGATCTTCTTGGCTATAATCTAATAAATCGGCCACTGTATTAATTTGTGCCCGTTTTAGACAGTTGTAAGCCCTGACCGAAAGCTGTAATTCTTCGATGGGAATCTGACTTTGCGGATTCTCATCGTCTTGATAGTCAGGGGTGGTGGTTTCGAGCTGGTTCAGGTCTTTCAGGGGACTAAACAAATCCACCACAATCTCAGCAGCTTC is part of the Rippkaea orientalis PCC 8801 genome and harbors:
- a CDS encoding type II toxin-antitoxin system HigB family toxin translates to MHLISAGKLKQIASKYPDVTQIIQAFCKTIKQANWKNLIELQQFYKDAEAVGNFTVLNIKGNKYRLILDIDYEEQVAYFKYFLTHAEYDKEQWKNDPYFK
- a CDS encoding helix-turn-helix domain-containing protein, which gives rise to MTLTLNKKNYLKLLEKTQIIPKIIDTQEEYEQYLAVAENLIAKKDNRTPEETALFRLLVRLIEDYEENIYSLEDFTNLSAHEILQHLLEYSNTTPEDLSNIINCSQELILALINGEQTINQQQAKLLGMYFKVDPSLFIEIIGSKT
- a CDS encoding DUF29 domain-containing protein gives rise to the protein MLIQSDYALWLDQTIELLKEKKFDKIDWENLIEELESLSRSERRELRNRLTTLLEHCLKLCYSNYVQDYRGWTETIRRSQRELTELLQESPSLKSYWNEIFFNCYDQALKSLRENSDYQCFPFPDSCPFPAQISQILQKTDWR
- the leuC gene encoding 3-isopropylmalate dehydratase large subunit, yielding MSKGTLFDKVWDAHTVQILPSGQTQLFIGLHLIHEVTSPQAFAMLRERGLKVLYPDRTVATVDHIVPTENQARPFADYLAEEMMQALEKNAQDNGIRFCHIGSGDQGIVHVIAPEQGLTQPGMTIACGDSHTSTHGAFGAIAFGIGTSQVRDVLASQTLALAKLKVRKIEVNGTLAPGVYAKDVILHIIRKLGVKGGVGYAYEYAGTTFEAMSMEERMTVCNMAIEGGARCGYINPDQVTFDYLKGRDFAPTGENWDKAVEWWQSIRSDADAEYDDVIVFDAKDIEPTVTWGITPGQGIGVSEVIPIPDSLPESDRAIAKEAYEYMQLSPGAPIKGTKVDVCFIGSCTNGRISDLREAAKFAQGHHVSPGVKAFVVPGSERVKVQAEAEGLDKIFVEAGFEWREAGCSMCLAMNPDKLQGDQISASSSNRNFKGRQGSSTGRTLLMSPAMVVAAAINGQVSDVRELVS
- a CDS encoding type I restriction enzyme HsdR N-terminal domain-containing protein codes for the protein MVQIIPASVLSIQELEAKFSVTENTDPQFFAEWQGNLSELDTWEKQALDRLKIGYLDVLKKPPVLQNAVRMVILYPLLFIAGFYLSPLQVKAKYPITIISEEGEGLRIEGRMDILVLKDQFWFLVIESKRPSISLEEGIAQILAYMLGTPHEDRPIFGLLTNGAYFRFVKLVKQPIIQYGLSDTFVIYNQGNPLYLVLQILKQLASF
- a CDS encoding DMT family protein, with product MSVLGRVIFLLTVSNAFMLTAWYLHLKYLNHRPWYIASIASWCIAFFEYTVHIPANRLGHTQLSLSKLQILQVGMSLVIFIPFTVFVMKEPIKLDYLWAACCLVGAAYFVFREIH
- a CDS encoding transglycosylase domain-containing protein, which codes for MSSSTIRQQPKPQKSPNPKPSFGQGVIKVAGGTALGLAMLGSSIIAGGLVGLAISFRNLPDVRILNNYAPTETSYIYDVKGRLLSRLHEEANREVVSMEDISPDLKRAVLAIEDSHFYYHHGINPTSIGRAIWVNYRSGGVVEGASTITMQLVKNIFLSKERTFNRKLSEAVLAIRVEQVFDKDKILEMYLNNIYWGHNNYGVQTAAESYFNKPASKLTLAESALMAGLIQAPETYSPFTNYTKSKQRQAVVLDRMAEIGWITPQEAEVAKNAPLKVGKPTAWQGSKLPYVTDTVMEELEAKFGKEATRKGGMRVQTTVDYFAQTKAQEVVEQGYRNLRGRGIYARNLQIALVAVDPRTHFIKAIVGGVDYEKSQLNRATQSRRQPGSSFKSFVYYTAFATGRYTPESVVNDSPVSFRDGSGLYTPKNYGGGYSGPMSIRTALIQSRNVPAVVIGRKVGVDKVIEVCRRLGIDSPLQPVTSLPLGAGDITPLEMAAAYATFASNGWHSEPTIILRVTDSRGNVLLDNTPKPQLVLDPWSAASTTSVLQGVITSGTGRAANIGRPAAGKTGTTDSERDVWFVGYVPQLATAVWIGDDANRVLGRGVTGGGNAAPIWRNFMQQALKSEPVKHFPAASKYPRPKAK
- a CDS encoding bestrophin family protein codes for the protein MKNQINYQDKSEGRNWFRLVYQWRGSVMKAILPRVLVCAIFSLGVTVFYQCGVNLALPLESGIVPSIVLGLLLVFRTNTAYERFWEGRKLWGTLINTVRNLARTIWVTVEENEAQDRQEKIVTLRLLVAFSVATKLHLRGYTNYDELIDLMPNLWHEKLKSMNNPPLEIAFWIGDYLQEQYEKGCINPYQLTAMFKLLDIMVDVLGGCERILKTPIPLAYSIHLKQLVFIYCFTLPFQVVDELRWLTSPLVSLISFTVFGIEEIGEEIEDPFGYDANDLPLDKICQTMKINIEDLISLDPCVRYWKTSVDELMN
- the rpmE gene encoding 50S ribosomal protein L31 encodes the protein MPKADIHPTWYPEAKIICNGEVVMTVGSTQPEIHVEVWSGNHPFYTGTQKMIDTEGRIDRFQKRYGNLGKGGSKPNKKGDQK
- the rpsI gene encoding 30S ribosomal protein S9 — translated: MESTKDKVVYWGTGRRKSAIARVRLVPGSGAITVNNKPGNDYFNRIASYIQSIKAPLETLGLENDYDILVNAHGGGLTGQADAVKLGVARALCELAPENRQPLKVEGYLTRDPRAKERKKYGLHKARKAPQYSKR
- the rplM gene encoding 50S ribosomal protein L13, producing the protein MNKTITPNPETLDQKWYVIDAADQRLGRLASEVAQILRGKNKPTFTPHMDTGDFVIIVNAEKVVVTGKKSSQKLYRRHSGRPGGMKVETFEKLQARLPERIVEHAVKGMLPKNSLGRKLFTKLKVYTGPTHPHQAQQPETLIVNTIPTGEN
- the truA gene encoding tRNA pseudouridine(38-40) synthase TruA; this encodes MKGTQTKEKQRVALVIQYLGSRFHGWQWQPNQRTVQAEIENAIAEVLGETVTLHGAGRTDAGVHAAAQVAHFDMVSPIPASRWVDILNARLPEDILIRGSAQVPLTWHARFSAQWRRYRYTFYTEQRPNLFVKPYSWHYYHFPLDESLMQQALNPLLGRHHLAAFHRAGSRRDHSWVEVQSTHCHRQGPFIHLEIQANGFLYGMVRLLVGLLVEVGSGKRSLENFTEIWRKQQREAVKYAAPAKGLCLLRVGYEEFPFPPSLWFDSQPLFLFNQVLDSSLSFPNQSLPYGMTS
- the rplQ gene encoding 50S ribosomal protein L17, with amino-acid sequence MRHQCRVPLLGKPADQRKALLRSLTTELIRHGQIMTTKTRAKAVRSEVERMITLAKDGSLAARRRALGYMYDKQLVHSLFADVQSRYGNRNGGYTRITRTLRRRGDNAEMAIIELV